CTGAGCCTCGGCTACGAAACGGAACTGCATATATCATCCGGCACCAACGCGACCAAAATAATAAGAGGCAAAGGCGGCCTGAAACTGTATCAGGGCGCCAATATCAAAGACCTGTATCTGGCTGCGGTGCTGGAACAGGATTATACCTACAGCCCCAACCGCAGCAAATACGCATGGGAAGCCGGCTTTGCGCTGGAACAGAATCCCGCGCCGAACCTGCGGCTGAAATATTCAGGGCTGTACAGGAATTTTTTCCGCACTTCCAATGAAAAAGCCACCGACTACCTGTACGAGCTAGCGCTCAACGCCAGCGCGGAAATAGACCTGTGGGCCAACCTGAAATTCGCGCCGTACGCCAGCCTGTACCAGGCGCGCGGGAAATTCGTCAGTTCGGCGGGCCGCAACGTCAAATACGGGCTGTCGCTCAAATATTCGTTCATTTACAAGCCGTTCATACATTAGGAGACCACATGAAAAGATTATGCCTGCTCGCGGCCGCACTGGCGTTCTGCTGCGCGGGTCACGCGGAAGAAGACGCCGCCGTAACCGCGATGGACAAACAGTGCGGAGCCGATCTGGCGGCCGGCTGCGCGCCGGCAAAAACGCCGGTTGAAAAAGCGTTGTGTCTGGCGCGCAGCTATAAAACGATTTCCGGCGATTGCCGCGCCGGGCTTGACCGGTTTTTCCCGTGCGGCGAACCGGCGGCCAAAAACTGCGCCGATACGCCGAAAGAAAAAACCGTCGAATGCCTGCTGAAACATCACGCGGAGCTTGCTCCGCAATGCATTGCGCGGCTGGACGCGCTGCTGCCCTGCGCGCTGGAAACGGAAAAATTCTGCGCCGGCGCGACGGGTTCGGGCAATCCCGTCTGTCTGTTCGATAACATCGGCAAAGCCGGCCCGGTCTGCGCGGCCGCCATCAAACAGCAGTTTCCCTGCCATCAGGAAACGGCCCGGCTGTGCCGCGGCAAAAAAACGCCGTCAGACGTGTACGACTGCCTGGCCGCCAATTACGCCAAACTCTCGCCCGAATGCATCAAGCGGCGGCTGCCCTGCGCGCAGGACGAAAAAAAACTATGCCCGTCTGAAAAAACCGCCGGCGCGATCGAGCGGTGCCTGAAAAAGAAACGCGCCCGGCTCAGCGGCACCTGCTCCGCCGCGGTCAAGCTGGACGAAAAGAAAACGAAAATGCTCACCGCTTACATCTGCGCCGATTCGATAGCGAAATTCTGCAAAACCGAAGGCGAAAAAGGCGACATGGATAAAGTGCAGGCCTGTCTGGAGAAAAACGGCGAATCGCTGTCCGGCCAATGCAAAGTTGTCGCCGTTTTAGCGCCCGCCTGCGAAACCGATCTCGACACCTACTGCCCCGAACTGGAAGGTGGCGCGAAAACCGCCTGCGTCAAGAAACACGAGGCAAAATTCACGCCGCAATGCCAGGCCGCGTTCAAGCTGCTGCGCCAGGATCCGAACTGGAAAGAATAGCGGGCGCGCTTTACTGCGGTAAAAAACGCCCGCCGCGTCAAGACGCGGCGGGCGTTTTTAAATTTGCCGCGCAATCAGGGCACGGCGCGCGCTTTCACCGGGATGAACGGGATCAGCAGCATGCCCGGCACCGTAACAGCGATAACAAACCAGAAAAATCCGGCATAGCCCAGCGTGTTCTGCATGTAACCGCTCACCATGCCGGGCAGCATCATGCCAAGCCCCATCAGCCCCGTGGAAATGGCGAAATGCGAAGTGCGGTAGCGTTCATCGCCTATGCTCATCAAAAACACCGTGAACGCCATAAACCCCAGGCCCGCGCCGAACTGCTCTAGCGCGATAAGCGGGTAAAGCATGACCCCCGCGAGTTTCACATGCGCCAGCCAGCAGTAAAACAGGTCCGGCAGATTGAGCGCGATCGTCATCGGCCAGACGCATTTTTTCAGCCCGTAGCGCGCCAGTATCCATCCGCCGATTATGCCGCCCAGTATCAAAGCGATCATGCCGACTGTCCCGTACAGTATCCCGATTTCGCTGGTGGTTACGCCCAGCCCGCCCGCGGCGGCCGAATCCATAAGAAACGGCGACGCCATTTTCATCAGCAACGCCTCGCCGAACCGGTACAGCAGTATGAACAGGAGTATAACAACGATTTTTTCCTGCCGGAAATACGCGGCTATCGCCTCGAAAAACCCTTCGCTTTTGCGCCCGACCGGTTTGGCGCAGTCAACCGCCGGACGCGGCAGAACAAACCTGTGCCAGACGTAAAACCCGGCGAACAGCAGCCCCGGCACAAACATCGCCAGCGCCCACGCCAGATTAACCGGCATTACCGCCGACGCCTTGCCCGCAGCATACACCAGCCCGCCGGAACCGAAAATCATCGCCAGCCGGTACGCCACCACCCGGATGCCGACATAGTAGGCTTCCTCTTTTTCCGTGAGGGCGAGCATATAAAACCCGTCCACGGCTATATCATGCGTGGCCGACACAAACGCCCCGGCCGCGAATAACACCAGCGACGGGAAAAAGAAATTTCCGCCCGCCAGAGCCACCGCCGCGCCCATAAACACAAAGCCCAGAAGCAGCTGCGAAGCAACCAGCCAGCCGCGTTTTGTGGCATACAGGTCCACCGCCGGCGCCCAGACCATCTTTATCACCCACGGCAGATAGAGCATGCTGGTCCAGAGCCCGATCCGCTCATTGCTTATTCCGAGGCTTTTGTACAGCACCACCGACACCGAATTGATGAGTATGTAAGGCAGCCCTTCCGCGAAATAAAGCGTAGGCACATAATACCACGGACTGCGCTGGCCGGACTGTTGCATAACAATTCCTTTGCGCCGCAGGCGGCTACGGCTTTTTCGTGTATTCAAAACTGCCGGCCGGTTTTTCCATGCCCAGCAGAACCCGCGCGCAGAACGCCTGATATTCGTCAATCGCGCAGAAGGCGCAGATCCCGCAGTCCGGCGTTCGTGTCGCGGAACCGAACACGAACGGACTGCCGAACGACACCATAAAAAACCGCTCCGCGCCAGCCGCGGCGTTGTTGATGATAACAATATCGCGCCCCGACAGGTTGATAGAGCCGGCGTAAGCTCTGGGCCTGGAAAACGAAACCGCGCAAAACGGCGAGCGCTCGCGGCAGGGCGCATCATGCGCCACCGCATTTACGCCGAACCATTTAAGCGTTTTCACAAACACGCTGTCGCCGCGCTCGTCGGCCAGCGGATCCTGCGACCCGGCGAAAAACGGCGGTTTGCGGGGACTGGTTTCAAACACGCGCAGGGTATCTCCGGACTTCAGCGGCTCAAACTCCGCCGGGCCGGCAAACGCGCAGCACCTGCGCGCGGTTTCGGCGTTAAACTCGCGCGCGGCGCTCACCTGCGCGCCAGACAGCCCGGGCGCGGCGGCCTGAAGCTCCTTTTTCCGGCGGCGCAGGCCCGCGAGGCTGCGCATGGCGCGCGCCATCACCCCCAACGGAATACCGCCTTCCTTCAACGCCTTGTTAAGCGCTTTGATCAGCCGGACCGGCTCCTGCGGAACCAGCAAAATGTCCGCTCCGGCGGCCAGCGCCTTCAGCGCGGCCTGCGTTTCATCGGAAACGGCTTTCATGGAGAGCGCGTCGGTGATCACGCAGCCGGAAAACCCCATTTCGCCCCGCAGCAGCCCGTCAATCGCGGCGGCAGAAAACGAGGCCGGATTGTCGGCGTCGAGCGCGCGCACCAGCAGGTGCCCCGGCATGACCGCGTCGGCCGTTCTGGCGAGCGCGGCAAACGGCGCGGCGTCCGAAGCCATGAACGCGGCGAGCTCTTTTTCGATCACCGGCAGGCCGAGATGGGAATCGGTGCCGGTGTCGCCGTGCCCCGGAAAATGCTTGACGCAGCCGGGCACTCCGCCCGCGTTAAGCCCGCGCAGAAATTCCGCGCAGAACAACGCGGTTTTGCCGGGCTCGGCGGAGAACGCGCGGGTATTGACTATCGGGTTGTCCGCCCGGACAGCCAGGTCAGCCACCGGCGCCAGCACGCAGTCCACCCCGAGCGCGCGGGCGGCCAGCGCGGTGTGCCAGCCTTTCCGGTACGCAAGCTCCGCGTCGCCTGACGCGGCGATCGCCATATTGGACGGCAGTTCGGCGCACGAAGACACCCACCGGCCCGCGCCATCCTCATAATCGGCGCAGAACATTACTTCCGGACTGACCCGCCTGACCGCCGCCACCAGCTCCCTTATTTTCGCCGGCGTGCCGCCATACAAACAGAACCCGCCCGCGCCCAGTTCCGCCAGTTCCAGCGCGTACGCGGTATCATTTTCCCAAAACCGGAACGCCGGAAACACCAGTTCAGCTACTGAATATCCCATATCTCGTTCAATCCCGTATTTTCAGTTTCGCGGCCGGAATAATTTTGCCTAAAACCCTGGCGCCACGCGCCCCGGTCGCGCGCGGGCAGTGGTTCACGGCACCGCGCAGGGCCAGATGCGCCAGCACCGCGAAACAGGCCGGCTCACGGGCCAGTTCGTCCAGCCCGTAAACGCCTGACCGCGTGATTTTCATGTCCGGCAGCGCGGCGGCGAGATTACGCAGCAGCGTATCGTTAAGCGCGCCTCCGCCCGACACTATAACTTCGCGCGCCCGGACTTTTCCGCGAACCGCCAGTATTCCCCGCGCGGCGCTCACCGCGGTGAATTTATTAAGCGTAGCCAGCGCACGATTAACGGTTTCCGGCCCGGCGGCAATATGGTGCCGCGCAAGAAAGCGCGCGCCGAAATAATCCCGGTCGAGCGATTTGGGAACCGGTTTTTTAAAATACGGATCCCTCAGCATAGCCGCAAGCAGCCTGCCGTCCGGCTCGGCGCGCGCGGCCAGTGAGCCGGCCCGGTCAAACCCCCGCCGCCCG
The Elusimicrobiaceae bacterium DNA segment above includes these coding regions:
- a CDS encoding MFS transporter; the encoded protein is MQQSGQRSPWYYVPTLYFAEGLPYILINSVSVVLYKSLGISNERIGLWTSMLYLPWVIKMVWAPAVDLYATKRGWLVASQLLLGFVFMGAAVALAGGNFFFPSLVLFAAGAFVSATHDIAVDGFYMLALTEKEEAYYVGIRVVAYRLAMIFGSGGLVYAAGKASAVMPVNLAWALAMFVPGLLFAGFYVWHRFVLPRPAVDCAKPVGRKSEGFFEAIAAYFRQEKIVVILLFILLYRFGEALLMKMASPFLMDSAAAGGLGVTTSEIGILYGTVGMIALILGGIIGGWILARYGLKKCVWPMTIALNLPDLFYCWLAHVKLAGVMLYPLIALEQFGAGLGFMAFTVFLMSIGDERYRTSHFAISTGLMGLGMMLPGMVSGYMQNTLGYAGFFWFVIAVTVPGMLLIPFIPVKARAVP
- a CDS encoding glycoside hydrolase family 3 N-terminal domain-containing protein; translation: MGYSVAELVFPAFRFWENDTAYALELAELGAGGFCLYGGTPAKIRELVAAVRRVSPEVMFCADYEDGAGRWVSSCAELPSNMAIAASGDAELAYRKGWHTALAARALGVDCVLAPVADLAVRADNPIVNTRAFSAEPGKTALFCAEFLRGLNAGGVPGCVKHFPGHGDTGTDSHLGLPVIEKELAAFMASDAAPFAALARTADAVMPGHLLVRALDADNPASFSAAAIDGLLRGEMGFSGCVITDALSMKAVSDETQAALKALAAGADILLVPQEPVRLIKALNKALKEGGIPLGVMARAMRSLAGLRRRKKELQAAAPGLSGAQVSAAREFNAETARRCCAFAGPAEFEPLKSGDTLRVFETSPRKPPFFAGSQDPLADERGDSVFVKTLKWFGVNAVAHDAPCRERSPFCAVSFSRPRAYAGSINLSGRDIVIINNAAAGAERFFMVSFGSPFVFGSATRTPDCGICAFCAIDEYQAFCARVLLGMEKPAGSFEYTKKP